The DNA region CAAGTCAAACACCATCGTTTCTAATGGAACAAAGAATGTCACATTTTCTCCTTTATTACAGTCATCAAACAGTGGAATTGCATATTACAACAGCAAGAGTGCATGAGTAACTCGTCAAATATTTCACAAGATGTCGATAAGCTAATAACCAACTAAAGTACCAAATGCTACCTACGATTCGCCATCCCATGCCTCttccttcatgaaatcaatgtaCGATTTTCCATCAAGTTTTCTTGCAAAAAATTCCTTGAAATATTTTTCTACGGGAACTCTTCGGAAAATTGGAGGATTGTTTGGTCCAATGAGGCTGTGTGTAGGTCCCAATTCGGAGTCAAGGTTGGAGCTATAGAATGTTGCAACAGAGAGCCTCTCTTTGTCTGAGTTTACAATTGCTCTGTGCTCAATGCTCCTATAAACACCATTGCTCACAATCTGCCAAATCAAATAACACATGTATACAGAATTACATaatgatattttcatgaatatccttTTTCTGAAAAAGAGCTCTTTAACTTCTTTccaaaattaagataaaataaagTCTCACTTCCAAGTAATAAAAAAGAGCAGCCCCACCACACTATGTGTGGGCTCGGGTTAAGGGCCATACCACACTGTCTTCAGCTAAGTCTAATATCTATGACCTCCAATTTGTTCTAAACGAGCAAGTTTTAACCtaattaaatcaaatgaaaatggtAAGACAGTCTTATTTCCACCTCCCTCAAagcttttattttctttttcttttgttggcaGGGAGAGATTGAAGACACTTTGAAGCATGTGTAATTTTATTAACTCGCAAAACAATGGTCTGAGTTAAGACCTTTCATGAATGTAAATGAGTTAATATATGAAGCATGATAAGTTGATAacgcggtgaataaaccagaaCTTAACCTATAACTTACAGAACAAAATTGCAATTCTCACTGCGTTACCACCCTTTGAGAAATCAGTTACTTAACAAGTTTGTTCTTATTTACCTCCATAATATCACCAATATTCACAATCAAAGCATTCGGGAGAGGCTTTATAGGCACCCATATGCCATCTTTTCGGACTTGGAGGCCTTCAGTTTCATTTAGCTGGAAAAGGACAGTGAGGGCATCAGCATCGGAATGAGGGCTGAAGCCAATGGTTTTGTGTGGCTCAGGGCAAGGCGGATAATAATTCATCCTCATTGACTGCACGCCATCACTGAATAGCTCTCTCATTTCCTGTTCATCCATCCTTAAAGCCTTTGCCAATTGACATAGGATGATCATTGCTAggttttttatttgtttacaGTATGCTTCCATGATTTCCCTGCATTTTGGGATTAAGTCATGATCATCTTGCAACTATACCACCTTAGAATCAAATTTATCATCTAAGAAGTAGAACCACAATGTTTACACACTCCACGTGACAAAAGAAGCACTAAGATTATCAGCAGATTGTGTTAGAATCGTATCTTATATCTAACCATTTTTAGTCCTTAACCATCATTAATATATTAACAGAATATGCACAAAACTAACTAAAGTATTGAATAGGATACGACATAACCATTGATGAACAAAAATAACGTGTACGTAAAGAAAGCTTATAACTTGAATGCACCTTTTTTAAGATGGTGTGTTTTCTGAAATTGTTGAGATACGGGACGTTTTATATGCTTTTCTTATACAGGTGTGTCTCTCTTTGCATCTTCCCTTCAAAGATGTAACTCCAGTAAACAATAGTTTTATCAGGCATAACTGAAACAAGACCTGGGCGTATCTTTTTCTTTCCGAAGAACATGGGTGTGTTATGTTGCAACGGGTTATAGATACTGCAGCAATACACACGACCAGAAAATGCACGTGGAAAAACATGGGTAACTATTGCAGAAGAATATGATATCTTTAAATGAATCTgatttcttttgctttctttgCACATAGGTGTGAGGCCACATTTGTCTTACATGGGAAAGCCGAaaaggtccaaatatacccctgaactGTGCTAAGTGATTCATTCATGCCTCCATTAATAGTTCGGTTCATTTATGGTTTTTGTAAGGAAACTGAAATTAAGTGACTAAGGGGGGAAGACTTATCAATCTCTAATCGTACTAATTAGCACCAGCAATTGCTACATAAGTCGTTCACAAGGATGTTTCTTAAGGTGGTTCCCCAAGAGGATACAGCAAAGGGACCTTACTCCTGGTTCAAGAATGGTCCAaggtaaatttattttgtttaggaCCTCCGCATCATTGGAAAGATCAATATGATAGACTCCGGGGAGGGTGAACCATGGTGAGAGAGATAGTGGGGAGAGAGGCACCTGAGTTTTGAAGGCAATTTTTGAAACAAGTCCATTTGCCGGATATGAGGGGGAAGAGTAGTTATGTAAAACATATCACTCCAATCAAGTTTCTGCTCCTCTGATACAACAAATAGCTGACCAAAACCTTCATGGTTGTCTTCCTGTTGCCAtagcttcttcttttcttccatTGGGAGTCTGAAAAATTCAATAACCTCTCTCTTGAAGTTCTCCAGTAATGAAGGTGTCACTCCATGGTTTATAACCTAACTTCTCAAGAGAAGTGTCAGGAGAagatggtaaaaaaaaaaaatttaaactaatACTGATACAACCAATAAATGAGAAGGAAGAGAACACGAAATCTTATGCATTTCGGAGTCTATAACTGTGATATTACAGCATATTTCCTGAAAAATTGAACATAAGTCCCttctgaaaaagaaagaaaaatgggtAAAGTTGACTCTAATAGAGCTCCAACTTGAAGTATAACGAAGCTTAACTTTTAATCATAGTTAAAAGCAGAGGGGTAAGGCTTGGACATATTCCTAAAGCAATTTCGCACGAAGTATTTTAGTATAACAAAAAGATATTGTACCGAACTGTAATGTATTAAATTGATAAGTgaattagactttctaaaacaaGTTTGAGCTGTGTATCTGTGTGCCAAATATTTTAAAAGGCTTTAAAACTAAAGGAAATACCACATAATTTGAGACAAAAAAAGTACTGGTACTATCATTTTCACTGGTTGACAAAGGAAAGGAGTTTTAATTCATAGTATTACTTTTAGGAACTAAAAATGAAAActacaaatcaaaatattaacaACCCCAATAATGAATAGAAGAAGCAACGAAAAGCAAAGAACAATTGAATTATTAAACAATTCATGAAGAAAACCAAACCTGGAGGAAACCCCATTCTTGGCAAGCAGAGTGAAGCTCTTTCAGCTCAGAATCCATGGAATCCCCTGATGTCAACTTTTGAAGATCGATAACCGGTACCGTAGGCACCGCCTCTCCAGCAGATACGGCCGGAGATTCCAGTCCTGGACGGACATACCTGGCCGGAATATCAGCAAGGTGCTCTTTGGCAAGCTCTTGAACACTTGGAACCAACACAGATTTTCCAAAGTTTACCACTTCCGGGGGTGACTCCATTGGTTCAGTTAATCTCTTGTTGGGAACTTGAATATATGAGTTCaatgaaaacaaacaaacaaaccaaacccaatagattccttaattaattatttgaattatatagtacatgcatatatatttttattttttttcaagcatatatatttttattttttttcaagtggAAGCACCGAACCTCCAACGGGAATCTCTAGGTAAATATTTTTACTGGTTTGAAAGAATAATTAAGCAGGATTctaaataattgaaatgaaaaCAGGCCGGTACTATCCTAATTACATGGCAAAACAAACTATGGTCTGAGCAAGGATCAATATAAGAAACACAAGATCGCCACGCAAAATTGTACTAAAGCAAATTACTATGAAGCTCTTAAAAGACCCGAAATTTAGCATTCCATATATACTTCTGCGCAACATGAAACTGCAACTCTATGATCTAATTGACTCTCTAGAATGATGAGAAATGTGATGGAAGATATGAAAAGGAATTCCAATGATTTTCCAGGGAATTCTCCACTGCTTCGCTGCCATCTTCACAGTTAGGGGATTCGAATTTCATATGTACCTACAACTTTCAAAATCCATTTGCAGCAAACTATTCCAAACCATGAAACACTACAGCCTCTATCCGTGTTGATTCGTCGTGTTCACATTTGGAGTCCGTATGGTACAGTTCTAAATGATGCTTTTGGATCTTCTCAGGTACGCGTAAGACTTTTCTCATCTGTCGTTCTGTACTGGTATTATCGATAAATTTTTTACCCAATTTCAGGTTTGCTGCATCTCCCATATGAATTTTCACACAAGGGGTGGTGGAATCACAATACAAGGATTATAACACATGGACAGAAACTCAATGCATTGTTGTGCAGAATATTTGGTTGACTGCACTATTAAAATTGAGATACCGAACCAAAACCGTACTGAACAGACCAATGAACACCCTACTACTTGGTATATCACAACCTCTTGAGCATTTCAGATATATGCAGTTAGATATCAGGTTTACATTATCGCACTACGAACCTAGAGAAAAAGGGTGGGATAGAAATTGATGCATTTATACAAGGAGTAGCCTACTATAAACAAGAGGGGCAAGAAACAAGAAACGGTACAAAAACGGGCGAGGCTCCGCCCCTTATTACAAGATCTCCCCATCTTCCCAATCCCCGTCCACTATtgcatcttcatcatcatctaaGTAATCCTCTTTGATGCATAAGCCAAGCCTTTCCAGAGGGTTGTCCCCCAATATGATAGTGAATCCATCTCCATTACCAGTGAAATTCTCAGCTTCTGAGCGGCATTTACATAGTTTCTCTAGATCTCTTAGTATCTTCAGATTATCTTCAAATTCAACGGTCCTTTCCATCTGTTcaggaagggaaaaaaaaattcagtgaGTGATAGGGGGAATTCAGTTATTAAAAACAGGGATATGTTCTCTTCATTTGTTATTTCTCCATCTTCGCTTCTTGCTTGGTTTTTATTCTTTTCTGGCAAGGGGTGTTGCAGTTGGGGAGGGAGGTATGTGTAAGCGGGGGTAAAGCAAGGAGAGGTGGGGGGTGAGAGTTTCAACAATAACCACAAACCTTTTGTAGAGCAATCCGGGCAGCTTCCCGTTGTCTCTCCCGCTGCATCTTTAAATCAGCCTCCGCCTTCCTTCGAGAGGCAACTTCAGCAGCTTTAAGTTCTGCCTCAATGCGGGCTTTCTCTGCACACACCCAAGGTTCTGTCAGAGAAACAGCACCACATCCAATAAAGGAAATAATGTACGACTACTTGAAATGCAACCACTTAATTACAGATACGTGCTGCTAATTATCTCTGAACTATGAGATTTTATCGCCTCATAAGACGACAGCAAAAGAGTGATATAATTGAAAAGAGGCTGTGGACTACTTCAGCCTCGCAACACGTAGATTCATTCCAAGGCAGGTGTGTGCATTATTCCCCACAAAATGTtggttcttttatttatttgctgTTATATCGAGCATCAAGATTTTTCAATTGTTTAATATGCTTGCAATTTTTGCGAGTGCTATTGTTTCCTATTAGTCATTTTGCGAGTTTTtgaataaatattaatttaagaCTACTTTTGTTTTATGAGTTTGCACTCTTTCCTCAGAAagtttttgtttaaaaaaaactacattttcttgttcatgaaattcTCTCTTTCTGCGAAATTAAATCTAAATAAATTCATGATCTAGATTAGTTTGTAGTTACTAATGTCCATTATATACACAGTTTGTAAATATACACTATCTCACTAAATCTCATAGCTAATTAAGAGGGAAAGCGGAACAACTTTAAAAACCGGAAAACCAAACCGAAATGGAAAACCGAACCAACCAGAACTTAGTTTAGTTTGAATTGGATTTTATTGTTTTTCACACTGAAAACTGAAAAATCAAATCCACAAAACAAgaccaaacccaaaaaaaaggaATCCAAGGACTTGTTTTTGGCTCAAATAGTTTGAATCTTTTGTAAATTCAGCTATATAGCATCTTTTTTATCCAGGCACTCTCCAAAGAATATTAACATCACATTAAGAGCTTTCTAGAATCCGTGGCAGGACCAAAAAGGGTGACAGTGCATAAAGCATAAGTTTTTGCcttttatataattttgttttgttttataaGTATCCTAGCATTCTTCTATTTTATCTGCATCAATATTGATAACTAGCCAGATAGAGATCCTCTACATATGTCAAGTGTGTTCAATTACTTGAGTTTATTATCCACATTCCATTTAAGCTACTACCGTAAGAAGAAACCAATCAATCAATCACAACAtaaaccatcaaaccttcaagCTGCTGCTTTTCCAGTTGCGCTCTTTCCTGCTGCATTCTATGCAAATCAGCCTTATCCCTCTGATTCAGCAAACAAAAAAGTTGTgacaaaccaaaccaaatttAAATAATGTATGCCATAAGTTCTCTAAGAGGAAAGGGAAGGCATTACATCAACTGGAAGCGATTTCTGTTTTGCTTTGATAATGGTGTCAGCAAATCGGCTCTTCAGCATTGCAGCACGTAGCGCTTTGGTCGGGGAAAGATCAGCGTTCATAAGAGGATCCCACCCTATTTCCAGAAAACAGTAATCGCAGATTAGAATTAAGTTCATTTGCCTTCTTGGGtaccaaaaaaaatgaaatgatatAAAGAGTGCTAGACACACAATCACCTTCACAATATGTAACAGTGGAATCACATGTTGATCTACTTGGACTGGAACATGAATTTTCTTCACAAAGGATACCTCGACCACCTTCATATTATCGAAAGCAGCTCGTCAATAAAGAacattaaagattttttttatgcGTGCTATTGAACAAATATAAGAAAGGTTTGCAATCAccatgagagttcaaatcatttCTAACTGATGCCGAGGAGTTTGTCACCTCTCTATCCTGAAAATGCATAGAAGGGGTCAGTTGCAAAGAAAGGAATGAGTAACGCCTTAAATCTATTCAAAGATGTTCTAAACATCAAGACACCCACCCTTCTAGCAACACCCAAATGATCTTTCTCTGGCTTTCTTTCTGTTGGAATATCTGAATTGCGAACAGAAGTACAACTTGTTTATTAGCAATTGAAGGTTCAGAGCTCCAAAGAAGCTGAAGAAAAAAGAGGGGCAGAACAAACTTACTCCTAGGAAGAGCATGAGTATCAACACCCTGAAGGTGGCAAGCAACAATGTTTGCTTGTTGCTTGGTATTGACAGAGCAAATAGAACTTGTGCTACTATCTGTGCCCAAAAAGACACATCTCCAATCAGCTTATGGAAAGGATCCATGAAAGCAGAAATTTTATACCCGCCCTTTTCGTACCTTTAGGGACAGTCTCCATGGATGACAGATGCCCACCACTTTGTTTCACGCTAGCGGGCTCTGCCTGTACAAAAGAGCATCAATTAGATAACAAGTAAAAGTtccagaagaaaaaaatgataaaacttCAAATTTCCTTCGCAGTAAACAGCTATTGTACCACTTGAGGTCCAATATATGACTAATTACCTTTTCTGTAGCTAAATTGGAATATGCTTTAACCACCCTCTTTAACTCCAATAGTGTGTCGTCATCATACTTATCTAGGTCCAAGTTAaccttctcttcttttagaCCCGCCAACCCAAACTTTTGAAGAGCATTCTGCATTTTCTTAATAACATTTCCCCTAAGTAAATCAACAAGTTCTTTCTTCAGCTTTTGCTTCTCCTCCAAAGGCATTGATCTCTTGTTCAGACCATTAGCATGTGGTGTAGATTTCTTGAAGAAAGTCTCCCTTGTATTCTTAGTGTCATTTTCTATACCACTTGAAACACACTCCTCACTGAATTTTTTGCTCTCAGATTTCCACTTCCCTTCTAGCAACTTCCATCTCTGATTAAAAGCATTATCCAATCTCTTAGCCATGAGGTGAAAATCATTGCTAGGAGGATTATACTTCATTGCATTTGCGAACGTCAACCTCACATCAGCAGCAAATTCATCAACATCGAAGTAAAGATTGCCATCCAATTTAGCTTTGACTGTTCCCAAATCCATTGGTTTTCTAATTATAGTGAAGTAGTCAGGAATGTTATACAGGACGGGATCCACTGGTACAAGGAAGGGCCATCCACTAGGATGAGCCATCAAGGTTTTCAGAACGTTACTGCATTGTTGCTTTATACTCCGATCCATTTTCCGccttttctctctttcattGTCCATCACCAACTGAGGTGCACGTTTCTTAGAGTCAGACGGCATAGGTAGTTTCACCTTTATACCCATCTCAGAACCTCCGCCAGATTCAGCCCGCACTCCCTTGgaagaaatttttattttcagcTTCTTCGTCACTATACTATCACCAATGTTCATGGTGGGCAACTCCAGGAGCTGAAGAGAACTGTTCACCTTCGGAGATTGAGCATTAACCATTGAACATACAGACCCTGGAAAATATAGAATAACAAAAAGGAGTTAAAAGGGAAACCAGACAGCACTTTTGATACAAATAGAAAGCAAACTTAAAAGACGAAACATTTACCCAGGCCAAAGATATGGTTAAAAAGAACATGACAATAACCTCCTAATCAGATATCAAGACTAAATTTACCTCTTGCAAGTCATCAAAATCCCATCCCTCTCATATCCCACAAGAGTAAAGAGAAAGACAATAAAGCAAAGTAATTGATACTCAGGGACTTGAaaccttttttgttttctttttaaatataaagaaCAGGGACTTGAAACTAGCATACGCTCTTAATTAATGTACTATACTTCCATGTTTCATTGTTAGTGTTCTTCAACATGGATTTGCTTAAAAGGGAGCAAATTCAGATGATTCCAATCAGATGAGGTGAATTTCAACCAATAAATTGAGCACCAAGTTCCATTAATTGAAGGATCAACAAGAGCTCCGTCAAACCCCCCCacaccttaaaaaaaaaaaaaaaaaaaataacgccATAATTTCTTTTCCCCCAAATCACACAGACAGAACCAAAAGCGTTGAATCAAAACAATCAATTCCCCAATATGACCTAAAAAGAAAACCCCATGATTTGATTTTCCCTGAAACCCACATACAAAATTCAGCCTAAGAAACAAGTTCCCCAAAACACAGAGCGTGATCAAACCTTTCTCCTACAGCACAGAGAGAAGGAAAAACcgatgtttttcaacaaaaacagaaaaaataaaCAAGACCCACAATTTATTCAGCCATAAATTGCACAAAAAACAAACTTGACATTGAATTACATTGAAATTCAACTCAAAGCCCCCTAAAGCCGAGTCGCTCTTCTTCAGAGAAGAAAGGGCTCTGAGAGCAAATCTAAACAATCAATTCCCAAATATGAATCCCCGTGATTTTAATTTTCCCTGAACCACATACAAAATTCAACCTAAAAACTAAGTTCCCCCAAACCAGAAAGACCATGATCAACATTCTCTCCTACAACACACATAGAGAAGCAAAAACCGACgatttttcaacaaaaacagGAAAAATAAACATGACCCATAATTATTCAGTCATAAATtgcacccaaaaaaaaaaaaacttgacaCTGAATTACCCGACAAAGAAAACCCCGtgatttaattttcttgaaccaCGCATACAAAATTCAACCTAAAAAATAAGTTCCCTAACACACAAAGACCGTGATCAAACTTTTCTCCTACAGCACAGAGAAGCAAAAAACGATGATTTTCAACAAAAACAGATAAACAAAAGAGACCCACAATTCATTAAGCCATAAATTgcaaaaaagtttaaaaaaaattttaaaaaaaaaaaaaaaaaagacttgacACTGAATTAGCTGACAAAGAAAACCCCATGATTTAATCTTCCCTGAACCACAAGTTGCCCAAATCACAAAGACCGTGATCAAACTTGTCTCCTACACCGCATAGAAGGATGATTTTCAACAAAAACAGGAAAAATAAACAAGACCCACAATTTATTCAGCTATAACTAGtacaagaaaaaacaaattacACACAGAATTAACTGAATTTCAACTCAAACAGAAAGAAGGAtgattttcaacaaaaaaataacgAAGACCCAGAATTTATTCAGAGAAAGAAGCAAAATTTGACACCTGAAATTCAACTCTAAAGGCGAGTGAAAAAGGGCTCAGAGAGCCCTCTCTTTAATGAAACAACTGCTGCTAAGAGTAGACCACCACCTGCAAAGAGCGAAGCGACTATCACTGAGGTTTTTAGGGTTTTTATTATTGATTCATTCATCATTGCCTCTCTCTCtagtgtatgtatatatgtgccGCCTTTCTTAATATATAAAGACCCTTTTAACCCTTTGAAGAAATTCGTAAATATATATCACCTACTCctccttcctttttctttttccttctttcttttgtgttttgCTTGAGCCCCAAGTATCGGTTCAATACTATTTTTTTTCGCACAGatcataaataaattttttataagttTAACCGAGATTAACAAGTTAAAGTTTATAAAGATGTCAAAaacaattttataaattaatgaATTCACAATTATAAGTATTTTCGTTAAAATTAAACTCAGATGCGCTgagttttttttacttttatgatCTTTTACGTGACAAAACAAAAGGAATAAGTTAAATTTGTCCAAGTCCATATAAGCAGAATATCATTCCAACCAGTATGGGACTCTAACCCTCTCTAACAtaggaaaatacataaattatcTCCTAGACTTATTTCGAAATCACGTACACATCTTCTACCCCTCTTCTAAGTATTTGTTGGTAAAAACATACTCGGACCTGGTGTTTAGTAATGTTTTTTACCATGGCTAAGTACTAAATTAggcgaaaatatatataaattaattaaccataGTTAGGTGAAGAGCAGGCCGAGGATATGTGATACTATTATTGATTTAGTGTAAATATC from Lycium ferocissimum isolate CSIRO_LF1 chromosome 2, AGI_CSIRO_Lferr_CH_V1, whole genome shotgun sequence includes:
- the LOC132043177 gene encoding protein SRG1-like; the protein is MESPPEVVNFGKSVLVPSVQELAKEHLADIPARYVRPGLESPAVSAGEAVPTVPVIDLQKLTSGDSMDSELKELHSACQEWGFLQVINHGVTPSLLENFKREVIEFFRLPMEEKKKLWQQEDNHEGFGQLFVVSEEQKLDWSDMFYITTLPPHIRQMDLFQKLPSKLREIMEAYCKQIKNLAMIILCQLAKALRMDEQEMRELFSDGVQSMRMNYYPPCPEPHKTIGFSPHSDADALTVLFQLNETEGLQVRKDGIWVPIKPLPNALIVNIGDIMEIVSNGVYRSIEHRAIVNSDKERLSVATFYSSNLDSELGPTHSLIGPNNPPIFRRVPVEKYFKEFFARKLDGKSYIDFMKEEAWDGES
- the LOC132043256 gene encoding transcription factor GTE12-like, whose translation is MVNAQSPKVNSSLQLLELPTMNIGDSIVTKKLKIKISSKGVRAESGGGSEMGIKVKLPMPSDSKKRAPQLVMDNEREKRRKMDRSIKQQCSNVLKTLMAHPSGWPFLVPVDPVLYNIPDYFTIIRKPMDLGTVKAKLDGNLYFDVDEFAADVRLTFANAMKYNPPSNDFHLMAKRLDNAFNQRWKLLEGKWKSESKKFSEECVSSGIENDTKNTRETFFKKSTPHANGLNKRSMPLEEKQKLKKELVDLLRGNVIKKMQNALQKFGLAGLKEEKVNLDLDKYDDDTLLELKRVVKAYSNLATEKAEPASVKQSGGHLSSMETVPKDSSTSSICSVNTKQQANIVACHLQGVDTHALPRNIPTERKPEKDHLGVARRDREVTNSSASVRNDLNSHGGRGILCEENSCSSPSRSTCDSTVTYCEGWDPLMNADLSPTKALRAAMLKSRFADTIIKAKQKSLPVDRDKADLHRMQQERAQLEKQQLEEKARIEAELKAAEVASRRKAEADLKMQRERQREAARIALQKMERTVEFEDNLKILRDLEKLCKCRSEAENFTGNGDGFTIILGDNPLERLGLCIKEDYLDDDEDAIVDGDWEDGEIL